In the Nakamurella alba genome, one interval contains:
- a CDS encoding TIGR03086 family metal-binding protein → MPSPDLRPAADRLAGLLPAISDDQLDAPTPCGDWTVRDVLQHAVELTGAFTAAAVKKAPDVQLDGLPDDWRERLPRQLGELAGAWDDPAAWDGECEAGGVTLPSRIMGVVALDEIVVHGWDLAVSTGQAPDVRDEDAHACLGFAANADGVFGPALPVADDAPVLHRLLGATGRSADWSPA, encoded by the coding sequence ATGCCTTCACCAGATCTGCGACCGGCCGCCGATCGGCTCGCCGGCCTGCTGCCCGCCATCTCCGACGACCAGCTCGACGCGCCGACGCCGTGCGGTGACTGGACGGTGCGGGACGTCCTGCAGCATGCGGTCGAGCTGACCGGCGCGTTCACCGCCGCCGCCGTCAAGAAGGCGCCGGACGTGCAGTTGGACGGACTCCCGGACGACTGGCGCGAGCGCCTCCCCCGGCAGCTGGGCGAACTGGCCGGCGCCTGGGACGACCCGGCGGCCTGGGACGGGGAGTGCGAGGCCGGTGGCGTCACCCTGCCGTCGCGGATCATGGGTGTTGTCGCGTTGGACGAGATCGTGGTGCACGGTTGGGATCTCGCGGTGTCCACCGGTCAGGCCCCGGATGTGCGGGACGAGGACGCCCATGCCTGCCTCGGTTTCGCCGCCAACGCCGACGGGGTGTTCGGCCCGGCACTTCCGGTCGCGGACGATGCCCCGGTGCTGCACCGCCTCCTCGGCGCCACCGGCCGCTCCGCCGATTGGTCCCCCGCCTGA